In one Nicotiana sylvestris chromosome 8, ASM39365v2, whole genome shotgun sequence genomic region, the following are encoded:
- the LOC104234340 gene encoding uncharacterized protein yields the protein MNKEHNFCVIALMEPFQKKRLIDRYRRRLNMESASANINGQIWLFFDIVVEWKLAEDTEQHVTVRVLHHDLGQHMVMTFVYAKCSAIERLELWDHLYYLGSDMKLPLLVGGDFNVILHEDEKIGGLPVHPHEYEDFTFCVNSCGLLSKDTKEVHLHGGMGDPMLHNMLPTIEVEHLIRTGSIYAPLLMTCGKQTTNFVKPFRFLNFWTTHATFKDVKLKRVKAALSKWSRETFGDIFKHLAILGDIVRVKEMLLEEEPTIDNRIVLQKAQSKLKKYLSIEEQYWKQKVGKTWFAKGDKNTSFFHNHVNGKRNVTSHVFVR from the exons ATGAATAAAGAGCATAACTTTTGTGTAATTGCATTGATGGAGCCTTTTCAAAAGAAGAGACTCATTGATAGATATAGAAGAAGGTTGAATATGGAGAGTGCTTCTGCAAATATTAATGGGCAAATATGGTTGTTCTTTGATATAGTGGTGGAATGGAAATTAGCGGAGGATACTGAACAACATGTGACTGTGAGAGTGCTTCACCATGACCTGGGGCAGCATATGGTGATGACatttgtttatgcaaaatgttcAGCAATAGAGAGGTTGGAATTGTGGGATCACTTGTATTACTTAGGAAGTGATATGAAATTGCCATTGTTggtaggaggagatttcaatgtgATATTGCATGAAGATGAGAAAATAGGAGGACTACCAGTACACCCTCATGAATATGAGGATTTTACATTTTGTGTAAACTCTTGTGGTTTGTTGAGCAAGGATACAAAGGAAGTtcatttacatggtggaatgggagATCCAATGCTGCAT AACATGTTGCCAACTATTGAAGTTGAACACCTAATCAGAACTGGATCAATTTATGCACCATTGTTAATGACATGCGGGAAGCAGACCACCAATTTTGTCAAGCCTTTCAGGTTCTTGAACTTTTGGACTACACATGCTACATTTAAGGATGTG AAGCTCAAGAGGGTGAAGGCAGCACTGTCAAAATGGAGTAGAGAAACATTTGGTGATATCTTCAAGCATTTGGCTATTTTGGGGGACATTGTTAGGGTGAAAGAGATGTTGCTTGAAGAAGAGCCTACAATTGATAATAGGATTGTGCTTCAAAAGGCTCAATCTAAATTGAAGAAATACTTGAGTATTGAAGAGCAGTATTGGAAGCAAAAAGTTGGGAAGACTTGGTTTGCTAAAGGAGATAAGAATACAAGTTTCTTTCACAATCATGTCAATGGCAAAAGAAATGTTACatcccatgtttttgtacgttaa
- the LOC104234337 gene encoding bZIP transcription factor 16-like — protein sequence MGSSDIDKSSKEAKESKEAKTPNSQEQASSTATGTVNPEWSGYQGYSPMPPHGFLASGPQAHPYMWGVQHLMPPYGTPPHPYVAMYPHGGIYAHPSIPPGSYPFSPFAMPSPNGIAEATVNTSGNAEVDGKSSEGKEKLPIKRSKGSLGSLNMITGKNNEPGKTSGASANGAYSKSAESGSEGSSEGSDANSQNESPMKSAGRQDSAEASQNGNSAHSSQNGGTSAPHSLINQTMPIMPMSAAGGIPGPTTNLNIGMDYWSVAASSSMPAIHGKVPSASVAGGMVTAGSRDIVQSQMWIQDERELKRQRRKQSNRESARRSRLRKQAECDELAQRAEALKEENASLRAELSRLRSEHDQLAAQNASLKERLGEVPGREDPRPSRNDIHLGKDTQHSSQTEPTEGGQ from the exons ATGGGGAGCAGTGATATTGACAAATCCTCTAAGGAGGCAAAGGAGTCAAAGGAGGCGAAGACTCCCAACTCACAG GAACAGGCTTCATCAACTGCCACTGGTACAGTAAATCCGGAATGGTCCGGCTATCAG GGATATTCTCCAATGCCTCCACATGGGTTCTTGGCGTCAGGTCCTCAAGCACACCCTTATATGTGGGGAGTTCAG CATCTTATGCCGCCCTATGGTACTCCACCACATCCTTATGTTGCAATGTATCCCCATGGTGGAATATATGCTCATCCATCTATTCCTCCG GGATCTTACCCCTTCAGCCCCTTTGCGATGCCTTCTCCAAACGGCATTGCTGAAGCTACA GTTAACACCTCTGGCAATGCTGAAGTAGATGGTAAATCATCTGAGGGAAAGGAGAAACTGCCTATTAAAAGATCTAAGGGAAGCTTGGGTAGTTTGAATATGATTACAGGGAAGAATAATGAACCTGGTAAAACGTCTGGAGCATCTGCAAACGGAGCCTATTCTAAAAG TGCCGAGAGTGGAAGTGAAGGCTCAAGTGAAGGGAGTGATGCAAATTCTCAAAAC GAGTCACCAATGAAGTCAGCAGGCAGGCAAGATTCAG CTGAAGCATCTCAAAATGGCAATTCTGCTCATAGTTCTCAGAATGGAGGAACTAGTGCTCCTCATTCATTGATCAACCAAACTATGCCAATAATGCCAATGTCAGCTGCTGGAGGTATTCCTGGTCCCACAACCAACTTGAATATTGGTATGGACTACTGGAGTGTTGCCGCTTCATCGAGTATGCCTGCAATTCACGGAAAGGTACCATCTGCTTCAGTTGCTGGAGGAATGGTTACTGCTGGATCAAGGGATATTGTCCAATCACAAATGTGGATTCAG GATGAAAGGGAGCTTAAGAGGCAGAGAAGAAAGCAGTCCAACAGGGAATCTGCGCGTAGGTCTAGGTTACGCAAGCAG GCAGAGTGTGATGAACTAGCACAGCGTGCTGAAGCTCTAAAGGAAGAAAATGCCTCTCTTAGAGCAGAACTGAGTCGTCTGAGGAGTGAGCATGACCAACTTGCTGCTCAGAATGCTTCTCTTAAG GAGAGACTTGGTGAAGTTCCAGGGCGAGAAGATCCGAGACCTAGTAGAAATGACATACATCTAGGCAAAGATACCCAGCATTCATCACAAACAGAGCCCACAGAGGGTGGTCAATGA